One genomic window of Candidatus Hydrogenedentota bacterium includes the following:
- a CDS encoding HPF/RaiA family ribosome-associated protein, which yields MQIQVNTDNHIAGHEGLAARIAETVEDTLAHNRDRITRVEVHVSDENARKPGTDDKRCVIEARLEGHKPLAASHNAGTIDAAVNGAAEKLARQISSTLGKQRDK from the coding sequence ATGCAGATTCAAGTAAACACCGACAACCACATCGCCGGCCACGAAGGCCTGGCCGCGCGCATCGCCGAGACCGTCGAAGACACGCTCGCCCACAACCGCGATCGAATCACACGCGTCGAAGTCCACGTCAGCGACGAAAACGCGCGCAAGCCCGGAACCGACGACAAGCGGTGCGTCATCGAAGCCCGCCTCGAAGGCCACAAGCCCCTCGCCGCCAGCCACAACGCCGGCACGATTGACGCCGCCGTCAACGGCGCCGCCGAAAAACTCGCCCGCCAGATCTCAAGCACCCTCGGCAAACAACGCGACAAGTAA
- a CDS encoding PQQ-binding-like beta-propeller repeat protein — translation MSLFACSSVAHAEAVWPSWRGPMGTGSGLGNPPVTWSESENVKWKARLSGSGQSTPVVWGDRIFFLAVASTDEGAYATGRPDATEQPRGIDPPPRALPEVALDFQVVCLDRATGGVVWIRTAASAIPHALHHPAGSYAPHSAVTDGEYVWAGIGSRGLYCIDVEGNPQWGQPLDPMRVKFDFGEGSSPVLAGPVVAVVQDHEGPSRIHAFDKDTGEVRWRRERDEGSSWSTPVAVEVGGRWQVVTAATNRIRSYDAVTGEIVWETDGLTNNTIPSPVPGDGVVYCSSNFKQFSMKAIALGHAGLLDGPPGVLWTLEEATSYIATPVLADDRLYFVEDIKPLLSCADARTGALLYTRQRLRGLRQIFASPVAAGGRIYIVDRGGATAVVAQADHFEILAVNRLDDGFDASPVVAGDSLLLKGHNYLYCIASE, via the coding sequence ATGTCGCTCTTCGCCTGTTCGTCCGTGGCGCATGCGGAGGCGGTGTGGCCGTCGTGGCGGGGGCCGATGGGTACGGGGTCGGGTTTGGGGAATCCGCCGGTGACGTGGAGCGAATCGGAGAATGTGAAGTGGAAGGCGCGGCTTTCGGGGTCGGGGCAGTCGACGCCGGTGGTTTGGGGGGATCGGATATTTTTTCTGGCGGTGGCGTCGACGGATGAGGGGGCGTATGCGACGGGGCGTCCGGACGCGACGGAGCAGCCCCGGGGAATTGACCCGCCGCCGCGCGCGTTGCCCGAGGTGGCGCTGGATTTTCAGGTGGTGTGTCTGGATCGGGCGACGGGCGGGGTGGTGTGGATCCGGACGGCGGCGTCGGCCATTCCGCACGCGCTGCACCATCCGGCGGGCAGTTATGCGCCGCATTCGGCGGTGACGGATGGGGAATACGTCTGGGCGGGTATCGGTTCGCGGGGCTTGTATTGTATCGATGTGGAAGGGAACCCGCAGTGGGGGCAGCCGCTGGACCCCATGCGGGTGAAGTTCGATTTTGGCGAGGGGAGTTCGCCGGTGCTTGCGGGTCCGGTGGTTGCGGTGGTGCAGGATCACGAGGGCCCATCGCGGATTCACGCGTTTGACAAGGACACGGGGGAAGTGCGCTGGCGGCGGGAGCGGGACGAGGGGTCTTCCTGGTCGACGCCGGTGGCGGTGGAGGTTGGGGGCCGGTGGCAGGTGGTGACGGCGGCGACGAACCGTATTCGGTCGTATGACGCGGTGACGGGCGAGATCGTGTGGGAAACTGACGGGCTGACGAACAACACGATCCCGTCTCCGGTACCCGGCGATGGCGTGGTGTACTGTTCGAGCAATTTCAAGCAGTTTTCGATGAAGGCGATTGCGCTGGGTCATGCGGGGCTGCTGGATGGGCCGCCGGGGGTGCTCTGGACACTGGAGGAGGCGACTTCGTATATCGCCACGCCGGTGCTTGCCGATGATCGGCTGTATTTTGTCGAGGATATCAAACCGTTGCTGTCGTGCGCCGATGCGCGGACCGGGGCGTTGCTTTACACCCGGCAGCGGCTGCGCGGGTTGCGTCAGATCTTCGCGTCGCCTGTGGCGGCCGGCGGACGAATTTATATTGTGGATCGCGGCGGCGCCACGGCGGTGGTCGCCCAGGCGGACCACTTTGAAATCCTCGCGGTCAATCGGCTGGACGACGGTTTCGACGCGTCCCCGGTGGTTGCGGGGGACAGCCTGTTGCTGAAGGGTCACAACTACCTGTATTGCATCGCATCGGAATAA
- a CDS encoding PQQ-binding-like beta-propeller repeat protein, whose amino-acid sequence MDWSRLFSAAWLAVLAIAGMAPAEPHWPSWRGPDGTGVAPGNPPVTWSESENILWKVPLAGTGQSTPVVWGDRIYLLEAASAEESAQPTVRPDASDQPRGQGRRLTLEKPEAAFNFNVVCIDRATGATVWTRTVATATPHEGHHRAGSFAAYSAVTDGEMVWAGFGSRGVYGLDRTGNVVWGQPQDPMTMKSNFGEGSSVALVGDCIVAVQDHEGPSKIRAYDKRTGELRWERDRDETTSWSTPVGVEVDGAWQVVTNAGNRIRAYDAVTGELVWACGGMTQNVIPTPVVGHGRVYCASGFFGSAMRAIALGHSGDLTDSPAVAWRLDEATPYVPTPLLYGDRLYLVEDIKPYLSCVDAHTGRLIYTGQRLEGLRQTYASPAGAAGRIYVPDRSGKTAVVAHGDAFELLAVNSLEDGFDASPVIVGDTILLKGNRFLYCIGAAGGSGGG is encoded by the coding sequence ATGGATTGGTCCCGATTGTTTTCAGCGGCATGGCTTGCGGTGCTTGCGATAGCGGGTATGGCCCCGGCGGAGCCGCACTGGCCTTCGTGGCGGGGGCCGGACGGAACCGGGGTGGCGCCGGGGAATCCGCCGGTGACGTGGAGCGAATCGGAGAATATCCTGTGGAAGGTTCCGCTTGCGGGTACCGGCCAGTCGACGCCGGTGGTGTGGGGGGATCGCATTTACCTTCTGGAGGCGGCGTCGGCGGAGGAGTCGGCGCAACCGACGGTGCGCCCGGACGCTTCCGATCAGCCCCGGGGCCAGGGGCGTCGGCTGACGCTGGAGAAGCCGGAGGCCGCGTTTAACTTCAACGTGGTGTGTATCGATCGCGCGACGGGGGCGACGGTCTGGACGCGGACGGTGGCGACGGCGACGCCGCACGAGGGCCACCACCGCGCGGGGAGCTTCGCGGCGTATTCGGCGGTGACGGATGGGGAGATGGTGTGGGCCGGCTTTGGGTCGCGCGGGGTGTACGGGTTGGATAGGACGGGGAACGTGGTCTGGGGGCAGCCGCAGGACCCGATGACGATGAAATCAAACTTCGGAGAGGGCAGCTCGGTGGCGCTGGTGGGGGATTGCATCGTGGCGGTGCAGGATCACGAGGGTCCTTCAAAGATACGGGCGTACGACAAGCGCACGGGCGAACTCCGCTGGGAGCGGGACCGCGACGAGACCACGTCGTGGTCGACGCCGGTGGGGGTGGAGGTGGATGGCGCGTGGCAGGTGGTGACGAACGCGGGCAACCGGATCCGCGCGTACGACGCGGTGACGGGGGAATTGGTCTGGGCGTGCGGCGGGATGACGCAGAATGTGATTCCAACCCCGGTGGTGGGGCATGGCCGGGTCTATTGCGCGAGCGGGTTCTTCGGATCGGCGATGCGCGCAATCGCGCTGGGGCATTCGGGCGATCTGACGGATTCGCCGGCGGTGGCGTGGCGTCTCGACGAGGCGACGCCGTACGTGCCGACCCCGCTGCTCTATGGCGACCGGCTGTACCTGGTGGAGGACATCAAGCCGTACCTTTCGTGCGTGGACGCGCATACGGGGCGGTTGATCTACACGGGGCAGCGTCTGGAGGGGCTGCGGCAGACGTATGCGTCGCCCGCGGGGGCGGCGGGCCGGATCTACGTGCCGGACCGGAGCGGGAAGACGGCGGTTGTGGCGCATGGGGACGCGTTTGAATTGCTGGCGGTGAATTCGCTGGAGGATGGGTTTGACGCGTCGCCGGTGATCGTGGGGGACACGATTCTTTTGAAGGGGAACCGGTTTCTTTATTGCATTGGGGCGGCGGGGGGAAGCGGGGGCGGGTGA
- a CDS encoding DUF3604 domain-containing protein: MRSATLFVALMCLSLFAAAQEVPEPVMVPEAWVDLGAATAAPEQGIAGEYGTWTITYTVGAGGIAAGGGIRVQLPDEWHAGPRNSALRLQTKDPKADNYVTASVSNEGATVRCIVEDERDNELIKHAKKSLDGRSERYVFVVRVLVTAGALAEGDTIRVVYGDTSGGSKGYQAGAVSVLPMPVLVALDHDGDSHFENVSRTPYIETRSGQAVYAQIHQPSTAAAGAPITCRVAMLDKEFNPAMGPATFKLRYPEGMTGPESVSIYRDHAWAEFEVTPERQGVVRIAGVWEEEGRELLGNPTEVLVSLPERQLYWGDLHSHTSYSWDGVGRDAFNYARYTTSLDFYAMTDHSQEPDPGWNRGLNTFYWPEYVSLTEAYYAPGSFVTLHAYECSFGPPYGHHNVYFRGGPGALINPQTSTLPALWDALEAGNALTIPHHTGKFPKGVEFDLVNDELRRNFEMYSGHGLSEVYDPSHPLAFEQSDFTSDSSSAEGAVNLQDVWRLGLKLSTIGASDDHRAQPGNAMYGLAALRATALTRNDIFQALYDKHTYATTGAKIILYFDVNGTPMGQTAPPSDAARVQVRAHGTDVIEWVEVLRLLPGEEKFSVVQRWEPKTLDFEANWEDPDAKVGAIYYARLRQQKLVYKRVAQAWSSAVWIGAGGDGNGRVARLAD; this comes from the coding sequence ATGCGATCCGCCACCCTGTTCGTTGCATTGATGTGCCTCAGCCTGTTCGCCGCCGCCCAGGAGGTTCCCGAGCCGGTGATGGTTCCCGAGGCGTGGGTGGATCTGGGGGCGGCCACGGCGGCGCCGGAACAGGGAATTGCGGGGGAATACGGGACCTGGACGATCACGTACACCGTTGGCGCGGGCGGCATCGCGGCGGGCGGCGGGATCCGGGTGCAATTACCGGACGAATGGCACGCGGGCCCGCGGAACTCGGCGTTGCGCCTTCAGACGAAGGACCCGAAGGCGGACAACTATGTTACCGCGAGCGTTTCGAACGAAGGGGCGACGGTTCGCTGTATCGTGGAGGACGAGCGGGACAACGAATTGATCAAGCATGCGAAAAAGAGCCTCGACGGGCGCAGCGAGCGTTATGTCTTTGTGGTGCGCGTGCTGGTGACCGCGGGCGCGCTTGCGGAGGGCGACACGATCCGGGTGGTGTATGGCGATACGTCGGGCGGGAGTAAGGGCTACCAGGCGGGGGCGGTTTCGGTGTTGCCGATGCCGGTGCTGGTGGCGCTGGATCACGACGGGGACAGCCATTTCGAAAACGTGAGCCGGACGCCGTACATCGAGACGCGATCCGGCCAGGCGGTCTACGCGCAGATCCACCAGCCATCGACGGCGGCCGCGGGCGCGCCGATCACGTGCCGCGTGGCCATGCTGGACAAGGAGTTTAATCCCGCGATGGGTCCGGCGACCTTCAAGCTGCGCTATCCCGAGGGGATGACGGGTCCGGAATCGGTGAGCATCTACCGCGATCACGCGTGGGCCGAGTTCGAGGTGACGCCGGAGCGCCAGGGCGTCGTTCGGATTGCGGGGGTCTGGGAGGAGGAGGGCCGCGAACTGCTGGGCAACCCGACGGAGGTGCTGGTTTCGCTGCCGGAGCGGCAGCTGTACTGGGGGGACCTGCATTCGCACACGAGCTACAGCTGGGACGGGGTGGGGCGCGACGCGTTCAACTACGCGCGCTACACGACGAGCCTGGACTTCTACGCGATGACGGATCATTCGCAGGAGCCGGATCCGGGCTGGAACCGGGGCCTGAACACGTTCTACTGGCCGGAGTACGTTTCGCTTACGGAGGCCTACTACGCGCCGGGATCGTTTGTGACCCTGCACGCCTACGAATGCAGCTTCGGGCCGCCCTACGGCCACCACAACGTGTACTTCCGCGGCGGGCCGGGGGCGCTGATCAACCCGCAGACTTCGACTTTGCCGGCGCTGTGGGACGCGCTGGAGGCGGGCAACGCGCTGACGATCCCGCACCACACGGGGAAATTCCCGAAGGGGGTGGAGTTTGATCTGGTGAACGACGAGCTCCGCCGGAACTTCGAGATGTACTCCGGGCACGGGCTGAGCGAGGTGTACGACCCGAGCCACCCGCTGGCCTTCGAACAGAGCGACTTTACCAGCGACTCCAGCAGCGCGGAGGGCGCGGTGAACCTGCAGGATGTGTGGCGTCTCGGGCTCAAGCTTTCCACGATCGGGGCGTCCGACGATCACCGGGCACAACCGGGGAACGCGATGTATGGCCTGGCGGCCCTGCGCGCCACGGCCCTGACGCGCAACGACATCTTTCAGGCGCTGTATGACAAGCATACCTACGCCACGACGGGCGCGAAGATCATCCTGTATTTCGACGTGAACGGGACGCCGATGGGCCAGACCGCGCCGCCGAGCGACGCCGCCCGGGTGCAGGTGCGCGCGCATGGCACGGACGTGATCGAATGGGTGGAGGTGCTGCGGCTGCTGCCCGGCGAGGAGAAGTTTTCGGTGGTGCAGCGGTGGGAGCCGAAGACGCTGGATTTCGAGGCGAACTGGGAAGACCCGGATGCTAAGGTGGGCGCGATCTACTACGCGCGGCTCCGCCAGCAAAAACTGGTGTACAAGCGCGTCGCGCAGGCGTGGTCCTCGGCGGTGTGGATCGGCGCCGGGGGCGATGGGAACGGTCGGGTCGCGCGGCTGGCGGATTGA
- a CDS encoding metallophosphoesterase, giving the protein MLHHRIPLLLALALALAPLLAAAALDPAPEGSFSIVVLPDTQGYRGANTKATPDSADPVTNPVFEAHTRWIADNIDTQRIAFVTHVGDIVDKNVEAQWEVARAHMDHLHGRVPYGIVVGNHDMTAAGDSSLFQRYFPASRFAGFAWYGGAFEGDPDRPGHSGNNANSYQLFSAAGLDFIILHLECNAPDNVVAWADDLLRQHPSRVALVSTHMDLGPREKPADNQGYIDDPKGRMRWSKCHGERGNTPKQLWDKLYRKHPNLLLIFSGDQSRTTAMYLPKNGDAGNTVHALLSDYTSSGPLRIYRFHPAQGEIQVITWDTTRNALVEETPRVPGRENHQFTIQHNFQQ; this is encoded by the coding sequence ATGCTCCATCACCGCATACCGCTCCTCCTCGCCCTCGCCTTGGCGCTCGCCCCGCTGCTCGCCGCCGCCGCGCTCGACCCCGCGCCGGAGGGCTCCTTCAGCATTGTCGTCCTCCCGGATACCCAGGGCTACCGCGGCGCAAATACCAAGGCCACCCCGGACAGCGCCGACCCGGTCACCAACCCCGTCTTTGAGGCCCATACCCGCTGGATCGCGGACAACATCGACACCCAGCGCATCGCCTTCGTGACCCACGTGGGCGACATCGTCGACAAGAACGTCGAAGCCCAGTGGGAGGTCGCGCGCGCGCACATGGACCATCTCCACGGCCGCGTCCCCTACGGCATCGTCGTCGGCAACCACGATATGACCGCCGCCGGCGATTCCTCGCTCTTCCAGCGCTACTTCCCCGCGTCGCGCTTTGCCGGTTTCGCGTGGTACGGCGGCGCTTTCGAGGGCGACCCCGACCGCCCCGGCCACTCGGGAAACAACGCCAACAGCTACCAGCTTTTCTCCGCCGCCGGCCTCGATTTCATCATCCTCCACCTCGAATGCAACGCGCCGGACAACGTCGTCGCCTGGGCGGACGATCTCCTCCGGCAACATCCAAGCCGCGTCGCCCTCGTCAGCACCCATATGGACCTCGGCCCCCGCGAAAAACCGGCAGACAACCAGGGCTACATCGACGACCCCAAGGGCCGCATGCGCTGGTCCAAATGCCACGGCGAGCGCGGAAACACCCCCAAACAGCTCTGGGACAAGCTCTACCGCAAGCACCCCAACCTCCTCCTGATCTTCTCCGGCGACCAGAGCCGCACCACCGCCATGTACCTCCCCAAAAACGGCGACGCCGGCAACACCGTCCACGCCCTCCTCAGCGACTACACCTCCAGCGGCCCCCTCCGCATCTACCGCTTCCACCCGGCGCAAGGAGAAATCCAGGTGATCACCTGGGACACCACCCGCAACGCCCTCGTCGAAGAAACCCCGCGCGTCCCCGGCAGGGAAAACCACCAATTCACCATCCAGCACAACTTCCAGCAATAA